One region of Eremothecium gossypii ATCC 10895 chromosome II, complete sequence genomic DNA includes:
- the IML1 gene encoding GTPase-activating protein IML1 (Syntenic homolog of Saccharomyces cerevisiae YJR138W (IML1)): MQSNLLQFSNLRTGNLRLASTNRGSANGGGSSTMESGTSGAGSSSNKQVNMVIENNTLTIGGTEGKRAFGRRLQMDTSGLKVKSKVDQEELESAMKTPISGIPFFNQSSRRSYQFELSFHNTPVSDDCHVLIDVSQLPGAREGDLAELRTYHRSPGTRDKKVYFKIKSLDVEARRRSATTGLSILTGQLRYLLDLPSRSPVWVKLKSKNEHQADLVELHVKDCHVNRGDMWCISSTLLDTCVFTGQRVTYINALRLIVKAIYRNGKKVISGYVGNNTKVIFASESARIIFLIQITEEMWHFEQNGEKTFHKVVNSLFPRILKRWKDIGTYHTITIVFCASVDESGQSFRNIPPGVRLKNTKDYFRIVVDRVNILYWDEIMKTLRKEFMQIIGDLRNTQTDDGGGPIRWSFTPVIKSNILETINFATTLLADQFRVPDLKHTVTHVIIISPGTGLYDVNYDLLKVTCRKLLSLEIAVDLICLSRAPLHIVPLFRYIDYQGELCHSAPTWLSISFWDDNKKSQEWHPRCKIYDVQMMGVTERRDSEEVTLNYMNSALHTTSVTDFMDQYDKEVFDADKCYPLSNENRESTPLEDTSNIESTVLPKSGHEVQSIVWKPPRSSKPLVEPTTVQSVIVSLHQPGTINNSSEDDLTDTSSSNSSPEANESLALASLKNMTQISRGLTKRIVSKLIPDIKSKRSRHSIMATGNEHPRNDTYEDIEDIRKVDCHSTGTNITFLKPTFRSMDAEHYNPPDTVSSHGSAGTDSRRESLMFEKKSVLLDDFAKKKSNVNKYIKEKSLVDSLIHLDNPSVCFSGEVATMLIPDRWKDVYPKYVAKKYTKWRSFTTPAELPITTVHFPSLSDFESNFIFRNHSVSLNIDREVYGQTTFDLLRDMIYIRLLAGFQICTSELLKKVEATGSNEIHEQEIAKVLSKDNYMVAIYYMIIDNEVHRIKCGYNGTIDVQRFLRKNENKMMDTIAKYTPLVRTRYEHSYRPCKMDPLRISRTSLRWNQVDQILAGYYDSMMDSSKIGFRSKFVILPADIPPNTFSSTVNGRKETLSAEEIRLEGLRKLISSISKSRLRTNPEKATKASRKEEILPEVHFYTGSLFEYLADHHDNLEHVDSPAKDAQSADLSKFNRDAELSRLAYELQHGEKPIKLTNRKWHFKNHSSCFVGLEMVNWLIENFSDIDTRDEAVIYGQQLLTDGLFHHVDRRHGFLDGHYFYRISDPFVDIKIEKGSAESPLNSDPITINRRVSASTIISSKQNSSGMIQSKNGDSELLDRQSVNDEGKTIVISTAIDIDLDPAGNSHKLETCTVHYDQVHNPDHCFHIRIEWLTATPKLLDDLVTNWGRLCERYGLRLVEIPWHELCTIPSFDPTHSFIEATLAINPWTDPEFMDAEIFASQKYFYHVHLLESFGFLLDNRASRILQNERVSFNVVYSWGKPSFKYAQFIHNTGAYMAEIRENGDLFLAPNNLYLSRNGIGNSSGSLHLGPKSAIYSEKVMLDFKHVCEDYKKLRSVFWEARDKWQQTRNTLEEY, translated from the coding sequence ATGCAGTCGAATCTGCTCCAGTTCTCCAACCTGAGGACTGGCAACTTGCGTTTAGCGAGTACAAATCGCGGCTCTGCGAATGGTGGTGGCAGCAGCACGATGGAGTCTGGGACGTCTGGGGCCGGCAGCTCCTCGAATAAACAAGTCAACATGGTCATCGAGAACAACACTCTGACGATAGGAGGGACCGAAGGGAAGCGTGCCTTTGGTCGGCGGCTGCAGATGGACACCAGCGGATTAAAGGTCAAGAGCAAGGTGGAccaggaggagctggaaAGCGCCATGAAGACGCCTATCTCTGGTATCCCATTTTTCAATCAAAGTTCTAGGCGCTCGTATCAGTTTGAGCTTAGCTTCCACAATACACCAGTCTCGGATGACTGTCATGTGTTGATCGACGTTAGCCAACTACCAGGGGCGCGCGAAGGTGATCTAGCTGAACTGAGGACCTACCATCGCTCGCCGGGTACGCGTGATAAGAAGGTATATTTTAAGATCAAATCCTTAGATGTGGAAGCCAGAAGGAGGTCGGCCACAACAGGTCTTTCGATATTAACCGGGCAGTTACGCTACTTGCTGGACCTTCCTTCCAGATCTCCTGTGTGGGTGAAACTCAAGTCGAAAAATGAACACCAAGCAGACCTCGTGGAATTACATGTTAAGGATTGCCATGTTAACAGAGGAGATATGTGGTGTATATCATCCACTTTACTCGATACCTGCGTATTTACTGGACAGAGGGTCACATATATTAATGCTCTTAGGCTCATCGTTAAAGCGATCTATAGAAATGGAAAGAAAGTAATTTCTGGTTATGTCGGGAATAATACTAAAGTAATATTTGCTTCAGAATCTGCCAGGATCATCTTTCTCATACAGATAACAGAAGAAATGTGGCATTTTGAACAGAATGGCGAGAAGACATTCCACAAAGTAGTTAATTCCTTATTTCCAAGGATTCTAAAAAGGTGGAAGGACATCGGAACCTATCACACAATCACCATCGTCTTTTGCGCTTCCGTAGACGAGAGTGGGCAGTCTTTCAGAAATATACCGCCGGGTGTTCGTTTAAAAAACACAAAGGACTATTTTCGAATAGTAGTGGATCGAGTAAATATCCTCTACTGGGATGAGATAATGAAGACATTAAGGAAGGAATTCATGCAAATAATCGGAGATTTGAGGAATACACAGACAGATGATGGAGGCGGTCCAATCAGATGGAGTTTCACTCCTGTTATTAAATCCAACATCCTGGAAACGATAAATTTTGCTACTACGTTGCTTGCAGACCAATTCAGGGTACCGGATTTAAAACACACGGTAACTCATGTGATTATTATCAGCCCTGGTACTGGTTTATATGACGTAAACTATGATTTGTTAAAGGTGACATGCAGGAAGTTGCTTTCCCTAGAAATTGCTGTTGATTTAATATGCCTTTCGAGAGCTCCTTTACACATCGTCCCGCTATTCAGATATATTGATTACCAAGGTGAGCTATGTCATTCTGCACCTACATGGCTTAGTATATCATTTTGGGATGATAATAAGAAATCACAGGAATGGCACCCAAGGTGCAAGATTTACGATGTTCAGATGATGGGTGTAACTGAAAGGCGCGATAGCGAAGAAGTTACATTAAATTATATGAACTCTGCGCTACACACGACCTCGGTTACAGATTTTATGGACCAATATGATAAAGAAGTTTTTGACGCTGATAAATGTTATCCTTTATCCAATGAGAACCGTGAATCAACGCCTCTGGAAGATACCAGTAATATTGAAAGCACTGTACTCCCAAAATCTGGGCATGAAGTTCAATCGATAGTTTGGAAGCCGCCGAGGTCATCTAAACCACTTGTCGAGCCTACCACTGTGCAAAGTGTAATTGTCAGTCTACACCAGCCCGGGACAATCAATAACTCTTCCGAAGACGATCTCACAGATACAAGCTCCTCTAATTCTTCTCCTGAAGCAAACGAATCTTTGGCGCTGGCTAGCTTAAAGAATATGACCCAGATATCAAGAGGGTTGACGAAGAGAATTGTTTCCAAACTAATTCCAGACATTAAATCCAAGAGAAGTCGTCATTCTATCATGGCAACTGGTAACGAACACCCTAGAAACGACACTTACGAAGACATAGAGGATATAAGGAAAGTTGATTGCCATTCTACTGGCACAAACATAACATTTTTAAAGCCTACCTTTCGGTCCATGGATGCCGAACACTATAACCCACCAGATACAGTATCTAGCCATGGCTCAGCTGGAACAGATTCACGTCGAGAGTCACTCATGTTTGAGAAAAAGTCCGTTCTACTGGATGATTTTGCTAAAAAGAAATCCAATGTGAATAAATATATCAAGGAAAAGTCATTGGTCGATAGCTTAATTCATCTTGATAATCCCTCAGTCTGCTTTAGTGGTGAGGTAGCTACTATGCTAATCCCAGATCGCTGGAAGGATGTGTACCCAAAGTACGTTGCTAAGAAATATACTAAATGGAGATCTTTTACGACACCTGCTGAGTTACCGATAACTACCGTTCACTTCCCTTCATTATCAGATTTTGAATCTAATTTTATATTCAGAAATCATTCGGTATCATTAAATATTGATAGGGAGGTTTACGGTCAAACCACCTTCGACCTATTACGTGATATGATATACATACGGTTGCTTGCAGGCTTCCAAATATGCACCTCAGAGTTGCTGAAGAAAGTGGAAGCAACTGGTAGTAATGAAATACACGAACAAGAGATTGCTAAAGTACTTTCAAAGGATAATTACATGGTTGCGATCTACTACATGATAATTGACAATGAAGTTCATAGGATTAAATGCGGGTACAACGGAACTATTGATGTTCAAAGATTTCTGAGGAAAAATGAGAATAAAATGATGGATACAATTGCCAAGTATACACCGCTAGTAAGGACACGCTATGAACATTCATATAGACCTTGCAAGATGGATCCATTAAGAATATCTAGAACATCTTTACGTTGGAACCAGGTCGACCAAATTTTGGCTGGCTACTATGATTCTATGATGGACAGTAGCAAAATCGGATTCCGGTCTAAGTTTGTTATATTGCCAGCAGACATACCTCCAAACACATTTTCTTCAACAGTGAACGGCCGGAAAGAAACGTTGAGTGCCGAGGAAATACGGTTGGAGGGATTGAGAAAATTGATTTCATCTATATCAAAATCTAGGCTTAGAACCAATCCAGAGAAAGCTACTAAAGCATCAAGAAAGGAGGAAATTTTACCCGAGGTCCATTTCTATACTGGCTCCCTTTTTGAATATCTTGCTGACCATCATGACAACCTAGAGCATGTTGACTCTCCTGCGAAGGATGCACAGTCCGCCGACTTGTCAAAGTTCAATAGAGATGCCGAGTTATCAAGATTAGCATACGAGCTTCAGCATGGTGAGAAACCGATCAAATTGACAAATAGAAAATGGCATTTTAAGAACCATTCGTCTTGCTTTGTGGGGCTCGAAATGGTAAATTGGTTAATCGAAAACTTTTCCGATATTGATACACGAGATGAGGCTGTTATATACGGACAGCAGCTACTAACTGATGGCCTCTTCCATCATGTTGATAGGAGACATGGCTTCCTAGATGGGCACTACTTTTATCGCATTTCAGATCCATTTGTGGATATTAAAATAGAAAAAGGAAGCGCCGAGTCCCCTCTTAACAGTGATCCGATAACTATTAATCGGCGTGTCTCAGCATCCACGATTATTTCCAGCAAACAAAATTCTTCAGGTATGATACAATCTAAGAATGGCGATTCCGAATTGCTAGACAGGCAGTCGGTTAATGATGAGGGCAAAACCATAGTAATCAGCACTGCCATAGATATTGATCTTGATCCAGCTGGAAATTCACACAAGCTCGAGACATGTACAGTACACTACGATCAAGTCCACAACCCAGATCATTGCTTCCATATAAGGATTGAATGGTTGACTGCAACCCCGAAACTGCTTGATGATCTTGTTACGAACTGGGGCAGATTATGTGAAAGGTATGGATTGAGGTTGGTAGAAATACCCTGGCATGAGCTCTGTACTATACCATCATTTGACCCTACGCATTCTTTTATAGAAGCAACATTAGCAATCAATCCTTGGACAGATCCAGAGTTTATGGATGCCGAAATATTTGCATCCCAAAAATATTTTTATCATGTTCATTTATTGGAATCATTCGGGTTTTTGCTAGATAATAGGGCATCCAGAATTCTACAGAATGAGCGGGTATCGTTCAACGTTGTTTATTCATGGGGCAAGCCAAGCTTTAAATACGCTCAATTTATCCATAATACAGGAGCTTACATGGCTGAGATACGAGAGAATGGAGATCTCTTCCTAGCTCCAAATAATTTATACCTTTCAAGAAATGGTATTGGGAATAGCAGTGGCAGTTTGCATTTAGGACCCAAGTCTGCTATTTATTCGGAGAAAGTCATGCTCGATTTCAAGCATGTTTGCGAGGACTACAAAAAACTGCGTTCTGTCTTCTGGGAAGCCAGAGATAAATGGCAACAAACACGCAATACATTAGAAGAGTACTAA
- the RPN10 gene encoding proteasome regulatory particle base subunit RPN10 (Syntenic homolog of Saccharomyces cerevisiae YHR200W (RPN10)), protein MQLYICHRDRDQTQVPSAGGSVKEAIRMVLEATVLVVDNSEYSRNGDFPKTRFEAQIDAVEFIFQAKRSSNPENTVGLISAAGSSPRVLSTFTAEFGKILAGLHDTTVGGSIHLSTAIQIAALTLKHRQNKVQHQRIVVFVCSPISDEREELVRLAKKLKKNHIAVDIVNFGEEAANTAILEEFVAAVNNSQEDNSHLLTVSPGPRLLYEHIASSPIVLEEGATAPGMGAFGGDDYMDFAVDPSMDPELAMALRLSMEEEQARQERLRQEQDAKGKSEEQH, encoded by the coding sequence ATGCAGCTGTACATTTGCCACCGAGACAGGGACCAAACACAAGTACCAAGCGCAGGCGGAAGTGTTAAAGAGGCTATCAGGATGGTTTTGGAAGCTACTGTGTTGGTTGTCGATAATTCTGAGTACTCAAGGAATGGGGACTTCCCGAAGACACGGTTTGAAGCGCAGATTGACGCTGTTGAGTTTATCTTCCAAGCCAAGCGGAGCAGCAACCCGGAAAACACAGTGGGGTTGATATCAGCAGCTGGAAGCAGTCCACGCGTTCTTTCAACGTTTACCGCGGAGTTTGGCAAGATCTTGGCGGGGCTACATGACACGACGGTGGGGGGGAGCATTCACCTCAGCACGGCAATCCAGATCGCGGCTTTGACGCTCAAGCACCGGCAGAACAAGGTACAGCACCAGCGCATTGTGGTTTTTGTATGCAGTCCGATCAGCGACGAGCGGGAGGAGCTTGTGCGGCTGGCGAAGAAGCTAAAGAAGAACCACATTGCGGTGGACATCGTGAACTTCGGGGAGGAGGCCGCCAACACCGCGATCTTGGAGGAGTTTGTTGCTGCGGTCAACAACAGCCAGGAGGACAACAGCCATTTGTTGACAGTGTCCCCGGGGCCGCGCCTGCTATACGAGCACATTGCGAGCTCACCGATAGTGCTTGAGGAGGGTGCGACCGCTCCGGGCATGGGCGCCTTTGGGGGCGATGACTACATGGACTTTGCCGTGGATCCATCCATGGACCCTGAACTGGCCATGGCGCTGCGACTATCGATGGAAGAAGAGCAAGCTAGACAGGAACGCTTGCGGCAGGAGCAGGATGCGAAGGGCAAGTCCGAAGAACAGCATTAG